The Besnoitia besnoiti strain Bb-Ger1 chromosome Unknown contig00014, whole genome shotgun sequence genome contains a region encoding:
- a CDS encoding RNA recognition motif-containing protein (encoded by transcript BESB_026070), with product MMNAQQQQPAAATPPQALGEGVRQLQQLQQMQLQQFEANGAGLLAGGAQPGAVAALGGLAGGAAAFGAMPLNSQMSVVEIAMQNHLSNLQAVQSAALQAKLLAEKKKTELGLGVSIGPGAGGLLPAATSLVTGCLHKETELQQLSRTVFVESFPEEYEKEELRLLLQDFGKIVGLRVGQHVERKTKYAIVEFETPEEAQFVRDMNGKPIGALTLTIKESQSLVNFRDPDGVLFDVPPPPILAVLKQQQTQEGQHESLQDKLKEVKYSKMEIEDKLKELNGQKPRAVRDGSRSRGRSDRRRRRDRSRSSSRSPEGPSGGRRSLSPRGGSRAAGQGRKRRKEGGRESSRSFSPARGRGGSGRGGYPRGPEGERPAPEGVSSRSRSPPPRGGGERAGKDRRSLERRDESRGRRGSERRGSASLGAGAKRKESKGRSISRSPDDYEDEVTVKPPSAASRPGTQSLAAGAKPGGEGRFASTERKTGGGDERRGARQGAASRSQSPSPAPGSDKRPSPELGKNETESDLQRLPRDLPGEARRQEEKASSENGFGCGLDDKRSVREDAAGARRSRSPVKRAGLLLSGRRGDSQGRLSSRSPSADRFRARENSKKRTGASASRSRSHSRPKAPGAAAGRGAAPRRPSGSYSLSPPRSRGAPVRRSPSFPKKKEDGNDEFSRERAERDRPRRPSLDARRVGPGERRMGRRSGSRSRRSSLSYSDRSLSSSPGRPRRGPPGRQYRRRPSEDADRQLSPGGRGYVRPRPRGGFPGGADGGDRDLSPLLRRRRRSASRSGDRDSLDDGPRRGGPRGGRRTSVRPEGDDFGRDRDSDYRGREGLPLYRGRGDRRGPGDAFGRGEGRGRAGGPLLAGPRRRVGSREGSLGRDRENEKGDGPAGRGPAYRRGGGGPEPMWTGGANRADNKGAAGLGGAPGPRGEDGPGYGPRGRGRQGGRRVVGRRGDESEEDGGRMDRYKSQSRSLSDEDSNSRSPSPVRRGPGAGARVSSPVPRDAGSSHGEGGRGRSAEPNAKYYKSAERKGQEGTRGAAEESGGAGASSRGAAADGAVAKDGESNPQRVQPMNALCGGRPGAA from the exons ATGATgaacgcgcagcagcagcaacctgcggccgccacgccgcccCAGGCACTCGGCGAGGGCGtccgccagctgcagcagctccagcagATGCAGCTCCAGCAGTTCGAGGCCAacggcgcgggcctcctgGCTGGCGGAGCCCAACctggcgcggtcgcggcgctcggcgggctcgccggcggcgccgcggccttcggggCGATGCCGCTGAACAGCCAAATGAGCGTGGTTGAAATCGCCATGCAGAATCACCTCAGCAACCTGCAG GCAGTTCAgtcggcggcgcttcaggcgaagctgctcgcggagaagaagaagaccgaACTCGGCCTGGGCGTCTCCATCGGGCCTGGCGCTGGCGGGCTCCTCCCCGCAGCCACCTCGCTCGTCACCGGCTGCCTGCACAAGGAGacagagctgcagcagctgagtCGCACGGTCTTCGTCGAGAGCTTCCCAGAAGAG TATGAaaaggaggagctgcgcctctTGCTACAGGACTTCGGGAAGATCGTTGGTCTTCGCGTAGGACAGCATGtagagaggaaaacgaa ATATGCCATCGTCGAGTTCGAGACGCCTGAAGAGGCTCAGTTCGTCCGCGACATGAACGGGAAACCAATCGGCGCCCTCACCCTGAC GATCAAAGAGTCTCAGTCGCTGGTGAACTTTCGCGACCCCGACGGGGTTCTGTTTGAcgtccctccgccgccgattCTCGCGGtgctgaagcagcagcaAACCCAAGAGGGCCAGCACGAGTCGCTTCAGGACAAGCTGAAGGAGGTGAAGTACTCGAAAATGGAAATCGAAGACAAACTCAAGGAGCTGAACGGCCAGAAACCGCGCGCGGTGCGCGACGGTAGCCGAAGCAGAG GTCGTTCTgaccgccgccgacgccgcgaccgGAGCCGAAGCAGCAGCCGAAGCCCGGAGGGTccgagcggcgggcggcggagtctctcgccgcggggaggctcacgcgccgccggtcaGGGCCGAAAGCGGAGAAAGGAGGGCGGCCGGGAGTCGTCGCGGAgtttctcgcctgcgcgcggtcgcggcggctcaGGGCGCGGGGGGTACCCCAGGGGCcccgagggcgagaggccggCTCCTGAAGgggtctcctcgcgctcccgttcgcctccaccgcgcggtggaggcgagcgagccggCAAGGACAGGCGAAGcctggagagacgcgacgagagtcgcgggaggcgaggcagcgagagacgcgggtCGGCCTCGCTGGGCGCTGGAGCCAAGAGGAAGGAGTCAAAGGGTCGAAGCATCAGCCGGTCCCCAGACGACTACGAGGATGAAGTGACGGTCAAGCCCCCGAGCGCCGCTTCGAGGCCGGGCACGCAGTCGCTTGCAGCCGGCGCCAAGCCGGGGGGGGAAGGAAGGTTCGCCTCTACGGAGAGGAAAACAGGGGGGGGAGATGAGAGGCGGGGCGCGAGAcagggcgccgccagcaggagTCAGAGTCCGTCTCCGGCGCCAGGCAGCGACAAGAGACCGAGCCCCGAGCTAGGCAAGAATGAGACAGAGAGCGACTTGCAAAGACTGCCGAGGGACTTGCCGGGCGAAGCCAGGaggcaagaagagaaggcgagctCCGAGAACGGATTCGGCTGCGGCTTGGATGACAAGAGATCCGTCagggaagacgcggcgggtgCGCGCCGGTCTCGAAGCCCGGTCAAGCGAGCCGGACTGCTGCTCTctggaagacgcggagacagtcAGGGACGTCTCTCGTCtcgttcgccttctgcggatCGATTCAGAGCTCGGGAAAACTCGAAGAAACGCACGGGCGCGTCCGCATCGCGTTCCCGCTCGCACTCGCGGCCCAAGGCGCCTGGGGCTGCAGCCGGCCGCGGtgcggctccgcgtcgcccgtcCGGCTCTTActccctgtctccgcctcgcagccgcggtGCGCCcgtgcggcgctcgccgtctttcccgaagaagaaggaagatgGGAACGACGAGTtctcgcgcgagagagccgagcgagatcgtccgcggcggccatCGCTGGACGCAAGGCGAGTGGGGCCTGGGGAAAGACGAATGGGCCGTCGCTCGGGCTCGCGGAGCCGGCGGTCGTCTCTGTCTTACAGCGACCGGagtctctcttcctctccggGGCGGCCCCGCAGAGGCCCGCCAGGGAGACAGTaccgccgccggccttcggaggacgcagaccgTCAGCTGTCTCCAGGGGGACGGGGCTacgtgcggccgcgcccgcgggggggCTTCCCAGggggcgcggacggcggggACCGCgatctgtctcctctcttgcgccggaggcgtcgcagtgcctctcgcagcggcgaccgAGACTCGCTGGACGATGGCccccgcagaggaggcccccggggcggcagacgcacgtCGGTGCGgcccgaaggcgacgacTTCGGGAGAGACAGGGACAGCGATTACCGCGGTCGTGAGGGCCTTCCGTTGTACCGGGGCCGAGGGGACCGACGAGGCCCGGGGGATGCGTTtgggcgcggagagggacgcggtcgcgcaggcggcccGCTGCTTGCAGGCCCCCGCCGCAGAGTCGGCAGCCGTGAAGGCTCACTCggacgcgaccgcgagaaCGAGAAGGGAGACGGGCCTGCAGGCCGGGGCCCCGCGTaccgtcgcggcggaggaggcccgGAGCCCATGTGGACAGGGGGGGCGAACCGAGCGGACAACAAAGGCGCAGCTGGACTGGGCGGGGCTCCAGGGCcccgcggagaggacgggCCGGGATACggcccgcgcggcagaggcagacaaggcgggcggcgcgtcgtgggaaggcgaggagacgagtcTGAGGAAGACGGGGGGCGAATGGACAGATATAAGAGCCAGTCGAG GTCTCTGAGCGACGAGGATAGCAATTCTCGTTCCCCTTCTCCTGTCCGTCGTGGtccaggcgcgggcgcgcgggtgTCGTCGCCTGTGCCTCGTGACGCGGGCTCTAGCCacggcgagggagggcgcGGTCGCTCCGCGGAGCCCAACGCGAAATACTACaagagcgcggagaggaagggaCAGGAGGGGAccaggggcgcggcggaggagtccggcggcgcaggagcctccagcagaggcgctgcggcggacggcgcggtCGCGAAGGACGGCGAGTCGAATCCGCAGAGAGTTCAGCCGATGAATGCACTCTGCGGCGGTCGGCCCGGAGCGGCGTGA
- a CDS encoding uncharacterized protein (encoded by transcript BESB_026080) → MEAARSRGSEERRGVLDREEPEDGRVAGLHADALGARRRDGDDTTTEGADDGARQRDSGSGFLYSSPRGSESSSSAEVEPDNSMSSSCFASPSFPVLPRQPQALLASDHGSSPQSRTPGGSNVSQSRSGCPSLSSLSFSSASFSSPAVSPSAKAAGAAATQDSQAPPSEANSHSSASSLPSSPSAAASTPLPASVWSLSCLPASCVSADAAADAVGSREGPSDSRASSSSLSSRPSPSGPSAAAASSSFSAHASASSEAESASPASSTPSRRPRALAAGVARPPAGLSSVPAPLPSSGACSPASERTRLSSEGAHATSDEGADEGRRRSDEDDVDEARAAAAAASDERPQKKQRRMMTGTTTLGESGDAAPSVGAADETGTSSHAIACRAGGAAAASAPSLASFRSSTSRETESNIAEGETAEATVEPSSKRRRLSSGFCAGGDAGAHTSADSLAASADPSLSSVSLCPSPLPPAHSASCAPRESQDEAGHSSEDERANAAGEEAAHAPQRWGADVLPGASFSALSEAPAAQGAPASGGGHQAASASSFSLMGLRRTFLLVSTAWSAPPEIDGGGDECGEGGEESQGEGEREGGREGEEGGQEEGQRDGELLRDDDAASVEEMGSGHAAISIDSGDEEDEVAVVRAVAGAVASAGEREAPERAADAEEEEKEDEGTGGSQNGGGVPTTRASLVPRVAYSPPQGDTDQSRAAGVGHREAEEGAFEEIEEGDNEDLEIIAIEEEDDEAVEFIREDQNASPPGPSRFDGLSGGGLGSLPLLFPTQAPEVFPSPSASVTPPPLAPRPGGFFGGFQRPPPSPQPEDDVHVPRCAICLLNLKRRHTDVLRLMEEREQDEEALRCAKDDGPESDGGAASRGADGEETAAATRPRAREREGEEDGGASEEALAAAFALTQPAGAAPKVGERGGDSAGGGDSAGGGDRAGGGDSAGGGGGPEGEAAGRSPGGRARGGRRKANGRGKDKLSHLERAAQKRKFTEKFRSLYSPEDHDQTMVTVCGHAFCKGCLERALSVKKECPVCRRKIHGSRQYFPVFF, encoded by the coding sequence atggaggccgcgcgctctcgcggaagcgaggagagacgcggggTCCTCGACCGCGAAGAGCCTGAAGACGGGCGGGTGGCGGGTCTCCACGCCGACGCcctcggcgcgaggaggagagatgGAGACGACACGACGACGGAGGGAGCCGATGACGGCGCACGCCAGCGCGACTCAGGCAGCGGCTTTTTGTATTCTTCGCCTCGGGGGAGTGagtcgtcctcctcggctgAGGTAGAACCCGACAACTCGATGTCTTCATCGTGCTTCGCGTCACCGTCTTTTCCAGTCCTCCCTCGGCAGCCCCAGGCGCTTCTCGCATCAGACCACGGCAGCTCTCCTCAGTCGCGAACTCCGGGCGGCTCCAACGTTTCGCAGTCACGCTCCGGCTgcccgtctctctcgtcattgtctttctcgtctgcctctttttCGTCCCCTGCCGTTTCTCCTTCTGCTaaagcggcgggcgccgccgcgacgcaaGATTCTCAGGCCCCTCCTTCGGAGGCCAATTCCCACTCCTCAGCCTCGTCCCTGCCTTCGTCACcctcagccgcggcctcgactCCGCTGCCAGCCTCCGTCTGgtctctctcctgtctccctgcgtcgtgcgtctccgcagaTGCGGCTGCGGACGCTGTTGGCAGTCGCGAAGGTCCcagcgactcgcgcgcctcttcctcctcgttgtCCTCTCGTCCCAGCCCTTCTGGGCcgtcggccgccgcagcgtcgtcgtctttttctgcgcaTGCGAGTGCCTCGTCCGAGGCCGAAtccgcgtctcccgcctcctcgacgccctcgcggaggccgcgcgccctcgccgccggcgtcgctcgtcCCCCCGCGGGGCTCTCCTCcgtccccgcccccctcccgtCGTCTGGCGCGTGTTCGCCGGCCTCGGAGCGGACGAGGCTGTCGTCCGAGGGAGCGCATGCGACGTCAGatgaaggcgcagacgagggaaggcgccgctcagatgaagacgacgtagacgaggcgagggcagcggcagcggccgcgagcgacgaaaGGCCGCAAAAAAAACAGAGGCGGATGATGACTGGGACGACGACTTtgggagagagcggagacgccgcaccTTCAGTGGGGGCAGCCGATGAAACCGGCACTAGCTCGCACGCCATTGCATGCagggcgggaggcgccgctgcggcctctgctccTTCTCTTGCCTCGTTTCGATCTTCGACATCACGTGAGACAGAATCCAACATCGCTGAaggcgagacagcggaggcaACAGTTGAGCCGAGTtcaaagagaagaaggctgAGTTCCGGGttctgcgctggcggagatGCCGGTGCGCACACCTCGGCCGactccctcgccgcctccgcggaccCTTCCCTTTCGTCTGTCTCCCTGTGTccttcgccgcttccgcctgcTCATTCTGCTtcttgcgcgccgcgagagagccaGGATGAAGCAGGGCATTCTtcagaagacgagagagcgaACGCCGCTggggaagaggcggcgcatGCCCCCCAGCGCTGGGGTGCCGATGTGCTGCCAGGTGCTTCGTTCTCTGCTCTGAGCgaggcgccagccgcgcagggcgcgccaGCCTCGGGCGGAGGCCACCAGGCCGCTTCCGCCAGTTCGTTTTCTCTGATGGGGCTGCGGCGAACCTTCCTGCTGGTCTCAACGGCGTGGTCGGCGCCTCCCGAGAtagacggaggaggcgacgagtgcggagaaggcggagaagaaagccaaggcgagggagagagagagggagggagagagggggaggaaggaggTCAGGAGGAGGGGCAGCGTGACGGCGAGTTGCTGCGGGATGACGATGCCGCGAGTGTGGAGGAAATGGGGAGCGGCCACGCCGCCATCAGCATCGACAGcggagatgaagaagacgaggtcGCGGTGGTTCGCGCTGTGGCTGGCGCTGTGGCCTCTGCGGgtgagcgcgaggcgcccgagcgcgcagcggacgcagaggaggaggagaaggaagacgagggaaCCGGAGGTTCGCAGAATGGCGGAGGCGTACCGACGACCCGCGCGTCCCTCGTGCCGCGGGTCGCCTACTCTCCGCCTCAAGGCGACACCGACCAGTCGCGGGCTGCTGGAGTCGGGCACCGTGAAGCGGAGGAAGGTGCTTTCGAGGAGatcgaagaaggcgacaacGAGGACTTGGAGATCATCGCGattgaagaggaagacgacgaggccgtcgAGTTTATTCGCGAAGACCAaaacgcctcgccgcccggcCCTTCTCGGTTTGACGGACTCAGCGGGGGCGGCCTCGGCAGCCTTCCTCTCTTGTTTCCGACGCAAGCGCCCGAGGTCtttccgtcgccctccgcgtcggtAACCCCCCCGCCGCTGGCCCCCCGGCCGGgcggcttcttcggcggcttccagcgcccgccgccctcgccgcagccggaaGACGACGTACACGTCCCGCGATGTGCAATCTGTCTCTTAAACTTAAAGCGCAGGCACACCGACGTGCTGAGACTCATGGAGGAGAGGGAacaagacgaagaggccttGCGGTGCGCGAAGGACGACGGGCCTgaaagcgacggcggcgcggcgtcgagaggcgccgacggcgaggagactgcggctgcgacgcgtccccgcgcgcgcgagcgagagggcgaggaagacggcggagcCTCAGAGGAGGCCCttgcggcggccttcgccctcacgcagccggcgggggcggcgccgaaagTGGGtgagcgcggaggagacagcgccggcggaggagacagcgccggcggaggagaccgcgccggcggaggagacagcgccggcggaggaggcgggcctgagggcgaggccgccggccgGAGCCCGGGCGGGcgggcccgcggcggccggcggaaggcgaacgGGCGCGGGAAAGACAAGCTGTCGCATCttgagcgcgccgcgcagaaacgcAAGTTTACCGAGAAATTCCGCTCCCTCTACTCGCCCGAGGACCACGACCAGACGATGGTTACGGTCTGCGGCCACGCTTTCTGCAAGGGGTGTCTGGAGCGCGCACTTTCCGTCAAAAAAGAGTGTCCCGTCTGCCGGCGGAAAATCCACGGCTCGCGGCAGTACTTCCCCGTATTCTTCtga